In one Gemmatimonadales bacterium genomic region, the following are encoded:
- a CDS encoding S41 family peptidase — RPLQSTTDWQRCEIILDVPPTATRIVFGAILAGSGSLWMDDLALTAADSAATPTGQVLGARPETASGADLPAEPHNLDFESAGVPIPPAAPPRMWESRQLTTRGLANLTAFARLLGYVRFFHPSEAGRVTNWDQFAVRGISAVEGSPTPDSLAVALRAVFHDVAATVVVAPSNRIAAARRTAPLAKPADASDAGVAYWLHYGIQLGPNAPGPYRSRLRIVPAGAPDSLAPSPDAAIEATLGGGVSARIPLALRVAVPSGGADDRERSPGPDPASARYWAEDRAARLADVVLLWAVMQHFYPYFDVVRTDWTATLEPSLLAAAADPTAAAFERTLRLMLVALHDGHGGVRPAARSPLGAAPVALDWVEDQLVVSAVADSTQDTVRRGDVVVTVEGRPAAQVVAERMAGIPSATPRWARFRALQDLSLGSPDSAWHVGLRHADGQETLVALARVISRPRLDPEPRPAPVAELRPGVMYVDLTRIADSTFEAAVPRLEAAHGIVFDMRGYPSRLNTPRVLAHLSDSTMHSAKFEVPIVTRPDREGVRYLEGGWPVPPAQPRFHARVAFLTDGRAISYAETTMGIVEAYHLGDIVGDATAGTNGNVNPFTLPGGYAISWTGMRVLKHDGTTHHGVGILPTARVQRSLRGVREGRDEVLEAGVRLVTGASPNR, encoded by the coding sequence CGACCTCTCCAGAGCACCACGGATTGGCAGCGGTGCGAGATCATCCTGGACGTGCCACCGACCGCGACACGGATCGTCTTCGGGGCCATTCTGGCCGGATCGGGTTCGTTGTGGATGGATGACCTGGCGCTCACGGCGGCAGACTCCGCCGCGACGCCGACCGGCCAGGTACTGGGTGCCCGCCCGGAGACCGCTTCGGGTGCCGACCTTCCTGCCGAGCCTCACAATCTCGACTTCGAGAGCGCCGGCGTTCCGATCCCCCCGGCTGCCCCACCCCGCATGTGGGAATCGCGGCAGCTGACAACTCGCGGCCTCGCCAACCTCACGGCTTTCGCCCGCCTCCTCGGCTACGTCCGGTTCTTCCACCCTTCGGAAGCCGGCCGCGTGACGAACTGGGATCAATTCGCGGTACGAGGGATCTCCGCGGTAGAAGGCTCACCGACGCCGGACAGCCTCGCCGTCGCGCTGCGCGCCGTCTTTCACGACGTAGCTGCTACCGTGGTCGTGGCGCCAAGCAACCGGATCGCCGCGGCACGCCGAACCGCGCCGCTCGCCAAGCCCGCCGATGCTTCGGATGCCGGGGTCGCGTACTGGCTGCACTACGGCATCCAGCTCGGCCCGAATGCCCCCGGGCCTTACCGGAGTCGCCTCCGCATCGTCCCCGCCGGCGCACCCGATTCACTGGCTCCCAGCCCCGACGCCGCCATCGAGGCGACGCTCGGCGGCGGCGTGAGCGCGCGTATCCCCCTGGCGCTGCGTGTCGCGGTGCCATCGGGCGGCGCGGACGACAGGGAGCGGAGCCCCGGCCCGGATCCGGCCAGCGCGCGCTACTGGGCAGAGGATCGCGCCGCGCGGCTGGCCGACGTCGTGCTCCTCTGGGCTGTCATGCAACATTTCTATCCGTACTTCGACGTGGTGCGCACGGACTGGACCGCCACCCTCGAACCCAGTCTTCTCGCAGCGGCCGCGGATCCGACGGCCGCCGCCTTCGAGCGCACGCTCCGACTGATGCTCGTCGCACTGCACGACGGCCACGGCGGCGTCCGGCCGGCGGCGCGCTCGCCTCTCGGCGCGGCACCCGTGGCGCTCGATTGGGTCGAAGATCAGCTGGTGGTCAGCGCAGTCGCAGATTCCACGCAGGACACGGTGCGTCGCGGAGACGTGGTAGTCACCGTCGAGGGACGACCGGCGGCGCAGGTCGTCGCCGAGCGCATGGCCGGGATACCGAGTGCCACGCCCCGCTGGGCGCGATTCCGGGCCCTACAGGACTTGAGTTTGGGGTCCCCGGACTCCGCCTGGCACGTCGGACTGCGGCACGCCGACGGCCAAGAGACGTTGGTCGCGCTGGCGCGAGTGATCAGTCGACCGCGGCTGGATCCGGAGCCACGGCCGGCACCGGTAGCCGAGCTTCGGCCCGGCGTCATGTACGTGGACCTCACGCGCATCGCGGACAGCACGTTCGAGGCGGCCGTGCCGAGACTGGAGGCAGCGCACGGCATCGTATTCGACATGCGCGGCTATCCGAGCCGGCTCAACACGCCGCGCGTCCTGGCGCATCTCAGCGACTCGACGATGCACTCAGCGAAGTTCGAAGTGCCGATCGTGACCCGGCCCGACCGGGAGGGCGTTCGTTACCTCGAAGGCGGCTGGCCCGTGCCGCCGGCCCAGCCTCGCTTCCACGCCAGGGTTGCCTTCCTGACGGATGGTCGCGCCATCAGCTATGCCGAGACCACCATGGGCATCGTCGAAGCGTACCACCTGGGGGACATCGTCGGCGACGCCACCGCAGGAACGAACGGCAACGTCAACCCTTTCACCCTGCCCGGCGGGTACGCGATCTCCTGGACCGGGATGCGGGTCCTGAAGCACGACGGCACGACGCACCACGGCGTGGGCATTCTGCCCACCGCGCGGGTGCAGCGTAGCTTGCGAGGCGTCCGCGAGGGACGGGACGAGGTGCTCGAAGCGGGCGTGCGGCTGGTGACCGGCGCGTCGCCGAACCGTTAG
- a CDS encoding BBE domain-containing protein: MAWARKIFDAMRPFMAERRYVNYRGDDEAGDPVAAAYGPRYARREVKQKYDPANVFRLNRNIRPD, translated from the coding sequence GTGGCCTGGGCGCGGAAGATCTTCGACGCGATGAGGCCCTTCATGGCCGAACGGCGCTACGTCAACTACCGGGGCGACGACGAGGCTGGCGACCCCGTGGCCGCCGCCTACGGGCCGCGCTACGCGCGGCGCGAGGTCAAGCAGAAATACGATCCGGCCAACGTCTTCCGCCTGAACCGGAACATCCGGCCTGACTAA
- a CDS encoding ribbon-helix-helix protein, CopG family produces MKSALTIRLDRELQRRLDRLSKQSGRTRSEIVRDALRRQLALLQFDQLRRQVAPFAEARGYLTDEDVFRDIS; encoded by the coding sequence ATGAAGAGCGCGCTCACTATCCGCCTCGACCGAGAGCTGCAACGGCGCCTCGATCGACTGTCGAAGCAATCCGGGCGGACTCGCAGCGAGATCGTACGCGACGCCCTCCGGCGGCAGCTTGCCCTGCTCCAGTTCGATCAGCTACGCCGCCAGGTCGCGCCGTTCGCTGAGGCGCGCGGCTACCTCACCGACGAGGACGTCTTCCGCGACATCTCGTGA
- a CDS encoding putative toxin-antitoxin system toxin component, PIN family: protein MKVCLDSNVLVSAFATRGLSADVLRIVLAEHELLVPEVVLAEVRKALEQKFRLPAQVVTGIEQLLRDQTVIPRPRKPSTVPVRDPDDAWVLASGIAGAADVLVTGDKDLLVVASKAPLPIESPRQFWERLRGQSGGT, encoded by the coding sequence GTGAAGGTCTGCCTCGACTCGAACGTCCTCGTCAGTGCTTTTGCAACCCGGGGCCTCTCGGCCGATGTGTTGCGGATTGTGCTCGCCGAGCATGAGTTGCTGGTACCTGAGGTGGTGTTGGCGGAAGTCCGAAAGGCGCTTGAACAGAAGTTCCGTCTCCCCGCGCAGGTCGTAACCGGCATCGAGCAACTGCTGCGCGATCAAACCGTCATTCCGAGGCCGCGCAAGCCATCAACCGTCCCGGTTCGTGACCCGGACGATGCTTGGGTCCTGGCATCTGGCATCGCGGGGGCGGCCGATGTCCTCGTTACCGGCGACAAGGACCTGCTGGTTGTCGCGTCGAAGGCGCCGCTACCAATCGAGTCGCCGCGCCAGTTCTGGGAGCGACTCCGGGGGCAATCGGGTGGCACCTAA
- a CDS encoding type II toxin-antitoxin system RelE/ParE family toxin, which yields MSFADAGSEDIFNRRDTKIARRTCPASLWPVAGRKLDQLNAAVSLGSLRVPPGNRLEALRGDRAGEHSIRVNQQYRVCFTWTEAGPERVAVVDYH from the coding sequence GTGTCCTTCGCCGATGCCGGCAGCGAGGACATCTTCAATCGCCGGGATACCAAGATTGCGAGACGCACCTGCCCGGCCTCGTTGTGGCCTGTGGCGGGCCGCAAGCTGGATCAGCTGAACGCTGCGGTCAGCCTCGGGTCGCTGCGTGTCCCTCCCGGTAACCGCTTGGAGGCCTTGCGCGGCGACCGGGCGGGGGAGCACAGCATTCGCGTGAACCAGCAGTATCGGGTCTGCTTTACGTGGACCGAGGCCGGCCCTGAGCGTGTAGCGGTCGTCGACTATCACTAG
- a CDS encoding HigA family addiction module antitoxin, whose amino-acid sequence MVRIPSHGAPTHPGEMLLEELLKPLGMTQRELAARLGVSYPRINELIHGKRGVTPDTALRLEQLFGMEAQFWLNLQLAWDLYHAARSPAARTIRRIKRLRRSPRSRVAA is encoded by the coding sequence ATGGTTCGAATTCCTTCGCATGGAGCGCCCACGCACCCTGGCGAGATGCTGCTGGAGGAGCTCCTCAAGCCGTTGGGAATGACGCAGCGTGAGCTGGCCGCCCGGCTTGGCGTGTCGTACCCACGGATCAACGAGCTCATTCACGGCAAGCGTGGCGTCACGCCGGATACCGCCTTGCGGCTAGAGCAGTTGTTTGGTATGGAGGCTCAGTTCTGGCTGAATCTTCAGCTTGCGTGGGATCTCTACCACGCGGCGCGCTCGCCGGCCGCCCGGACCATTCGTCGCATCAAGCGGCTCCGGCGCTCGCCGCGGTCCCGGGTTGCTGCCTAA